The Zingiber officinale cultivar Zhangliang unplaced genomic scaffold, Zo_v1.1 ctg117, whole genome shotgun sequence DNA segment aaacTCATCCAATGGCAAGATTAAATCCAACCCtcataaattaaaattagttaaGGGATGTTAATCATCTTTTAAaactattaatttaatattatatttaatctTAAAAGATCGCATCTGAATTTCAAACTTTAGATccctaattaattaataatttttttttaataatacgtTGCAATTGAGTTTTCAACTTAGATTTCAATTCATATGTTTatgaaaattattaataaattttaaaattattttatataaaaagaaaaaaaaacattaatataatttaattttaaattttataaaattaattaagagttagTAAAAGATATatagttttaataaaatagtaagataaacaCATAAAGTTCATTCATGTTTGAGTCCACATGCTCCCTATGTACTAGTCATTATCTGGGTTAGTAGTCcctgtaatttacctcctccgtattaacCTAGAGACGGATTGACGGAGGTGCTGGGAGCGAACGAATCATCTTTTATCATAATATTTGAGTCCACATGAGTAATGACTCAAGGTGTCAATTCATATTACATTGAAACAATGATTTTATAAAAATCTCAACCTAAGCTTGAACTCGAAAATCCTAAATCTTAATCCAATCAACTTGAATAAtcgatttttatttttaactatttttcttataattttttatttttatttcaatacttcatcattatcactaattttgatataaatataaaaaatatcttaatttttaaaataaaatttaatttaattaaaaaaattccacTATATGTTAAAGTCAGAGTAATCTGAATCCAACCCGATCATAATATAGTCTTAAAACCTCCAACCCAAATATGAATCTGATATAAATTTAGAAACCTCTGATCTAACTTCGATATATTTTTTAGATGATAGTAAAAGAATAGAATTTGCCATCCCAACTATCTCATACAATTGATCTCACGATCATTTGTTAGAAGGTAAATCGAAAAGTTATAGTTGACCCGTgtggaaaatatttttttctctcaacTTTATCAAGATTCAAACTCTTATCCAATAATAATAATTCTACTCTGTTCTAACCAATTCAATCTTATCCTGAGggctttgatatttttttttaagaaaaaatgatCAACCAGGCTGGGTAACGTCGCTCCTGGGTTACCAGCCCGACCTCACAGAAGTTTTCCACCATTCATTAGAGTAAATCGGGAGACGCTTGCAGCGGGCAACCTAGGagtccaacatcctttagttgcgtgtcCCATTTGGAgggaaaatttctataaattcgcAATAGCTGGGGCTTGAACTGTGGGTACCTGGGTGATAACATGGATACTCTACTGCTACACCATAGCCTTGGGGGTGATATTTTTTTTagagtggcaaaaggcgaaatcaCTTGCCCCCAGCGCTCCCGCTTCACCTGACCCTAGGCCATCATGAGGAAGGTAAATCACGACAGCCGAGCAGACAAATAGTAGGTGGGATGAGATGCATAGGGTCCCGGGGATTTACGCCTCGACAATCCCGCGGCTCGACCCAGTGTTCTCAAGTAACAAACGAACCACTACTTACCAACTCGGATGCCCCCTCAGgcgatatttttttagaaaaaaaatgattaaccaggctgAATAACGTCGAGCATGGAGTGACCAGTCGGACCCCACGGAAGTTTCTCATCGactaccagggtaaatcgggaagtgctcgCAGCGGGCAACCCAggagcccagcatcctttagttgcgtgcctcatttggaggaaaaattcttacaTATTTACTATAGCTGAGGCTTGAACCGTGACTGCCTGGGTGACAACctagatgtcctgccgctgcacCATAGCCTTGGGgacgcaaattttttttttaaatgattaaccaagctgggtaacgtcgagcctAGGGTGATCGGCCCGACCTCATGAAAGTTTCCCACtggccaccaggataaatcgggaaacaCTCACAGCGGACAGCCTAAGAGCTCAACATCCTTTAGTCGCGTGCCctatttgaaggaaaaattcttgcaaattcaTAATAATTGGAGCTCGAATCACGGGTACATGAATGACAATTTAGATATCCTATCATTGTACCATAATCCCGAGGGcaatgatattattttttaaagaaaaaaataataatcccagttagcctcattgactatccctaaAGGTGACTGGTCTAGCCCCACGGAAGTTCCCACCAcccaccaggataaatcgggaagcgcgcgCGGCAGCCAACCTAGacgcccagcatcctttgattgcgctcctgatttgaaaaaaaaatttccataaaTATACCATAGTTGAGGATCGAACTATGAATATCTGAATAATAATTTGAATATCTTATCGTGACATCGTCTCCGAGgacgatattattttttaaagggACTTAGATAGGATGGACAAATAAGATTCATTTTTGACATGCATAATAATAATGACCAAACAGACACCTTGTTGCTTTTGGCGAAAGGGTCCAAAGAAAGAGTGTAGTGTTAGAGCGCCGTTTTGTAGTGGTGCCGTGTTGGGTTGTCCAAGCCGTGAACACCTTTCACTCGGGCCCCATTGTACACTAATGGCGACTCAGTGGCAAAGGCCTACTTTGTGTATCCTCCTTATCTTAACCTTACTCGAGTTAAGCATCTTCAATTTGTCTTTCCATTCCTCCGCTTGGCCCGCTCTTCTGACTTATCTGGTCCCTCCCTATTACTTAGACTTACTCTGGCTTTTGCTTAACTCGACTGACTCTATCTTTTCACTTGTCTCGAATGTTTGACTCACATATTTTGCCCCCTCAATTATTATACTAAAAAGGTAAAGTCATTAGTTTAACTGtccctccaaaaaaaaaaaaaaaaaaaaaatatccacgTGAATCGGATCGACACATAAGTTGTCGCATGAGCCACATAGACGACACATGTATGGAGAGACAATTGGCCGAGCGAAGAGAGATAGGACGCTGAGGGAGGCAACGATAGAATCATACACTTGACACGGTTGAGTCGTTGGCTAAGTGTCACCTTTACGTATGATGATTTTGATGGTCCGATATCATTGAAAGTTTAGGTCGAAGAAGATCAGCTCGCGGAAGGCATCCTGCCCACATTGTATGAGCCTGATTGCTATATTCCCTTTTTTTTCAAAGGTGACTCCATCGATGAATCGGTTCAACCCAACCCTATATATTCCTCTTTCCAAATAGCTGGTGTGcctattaatttcattaaaaaaaaaagaaaaagaatatattACAGAGATATGTCGTTTAATGCCTCGAATAAACCGGTTTTATATTAGTTACTTAATTATAACGCTTATTAAGCAAACAGTACGAGGGCGTTACAAGGTGCGAGATCTGCGAACGCCGGCGGACCTTTCACCACCTCCCACTCCACCCTCTCCTCCGCCGTGCCGGCGGTGGACGAGACCGTCCCTACGCCGACGTCCATCCCGCTCCCCACCACGTAGATCGTCCTTCTCCCTTTCTCTGCAGCGCCTCCGCCGCTCCCGATCACCGCGTAAGGCCGCCTCACTTCTGCGGGCACTGCTCCGCCAGCCACCGCCTTCCATCTGTCGGTCCCCTCGTCGTACGCCTTCACCCGCCCGTCGCCGCACTCGGATATGACGTAGAGATGGGCGCCGGCCACCGCGCTCGCGCCCGTCCACCCCTCCCGCATCCCCACACGCATCTCATCCCACGCGTCCCGATCCGCATCGTAGACGCCGCCGCAGGGCGAGGAGTCGAATGGCCAGGTCCAGCCCTCGGTCAGGTACATCCGCTGGCCGACAACGGCGGCGTCGTACCGAGTTATCCCGCGGCGCATCCCGGCCGCGGGAGCCCACCGGTCCGCCTCCGGGTCGTACCACTCCACCGCAGAGATCCCGCCGTCGCCTCCCCCCGCGGCGAAGATCCGGTCCCCGATCGCGCCCGCAGCGAAGAAGCACCGCGGGGTGGGCATCGGCGCGGCGGCGCACCAGGAGTTGGTGGCGGCGCGGTAGGCGAGCAGGGTCCGCAGCGGGGACTGGGTGTCGGACCGCATCCCTCCGAGGACATACAGTTCGCCGCGGCCGGGTAGGGCGGCGCAGGCGAAGGCTGGGGGACAGAGCGGGCCGTCTCCACCCGCCGGCAGAGGCATCGGGGGGAGCACGAACCAGCGGCGCATCCGCGGGTCGTGTGCCTGCCACTGGAGCCGAAGGGTGGTGCGATCGAAGGCGAAGACGAACAAGTATGGAAGCGACCGCTCGGCGGCCGCCTCCGCCTTGCTGCGGAGGAAGGAAGGGCTGGAGAGGGTGCGATTCCAGGCGGAGGAGACGGAGCGGGCGAGCGGCTGGTAAGGGAAAGGCAAGTGGAGGAGGCAATGCTCCGCCACGTCGTCGGGCAATCCAGGGATCAACTGCTCCTCTTCCGCCTCGGCCTCCGCCTCCGATCGCCGCCGTGGCACATgctcctcctccaccaccacCCTCGACGCGTCGACCATCTCCGCCGGCTCCAAGCGCGGGGGCATAGACCTCAATTCGATCGAATTGGTAAGCGCCCTCTTCGATCCCAATTAAAAAATCGATCTTTTTTTCCTTCTGAAGCAATAGAAAGTATAGATAGAAGAAGAATCCTTTCAATTAGGTTTGGGGTAgtagtgtgtgtatatatatataaagcaacCAATCATGTGATGAGCTTCCAAACAGAGGTGAGGAAAAGCCAGGGAGGAGTCATGGTGGTGGCGGTGGTGGTGGGGCCGCCGGTCGTCGTTCCGTGCACCGCCGGACCCACAAAATGTCCAAATTAGGAGAaaatttctcttttcttcttagcttttaatttattattatttttttttacttttacccTCATAGAATTCAGTAaattaacttttttaaaaatatctttgatTAAGGAGAGACTATTTTCAATCCATGATTTAAAGATCACAagataataattttatcattgtACCAAGGTTCTTCTCTGGGAAGACATTTAActctttgaaaaaaattaaaagggcacCCTTATTTTTATTATGATCAAAATGACAGTTTATTACATATGAACACTGATATATCATAATATTATTTATCAACTTGAGTAAAATTGTTAAAACATGATCAAAATACCTTAACACTGATGTAGCATATTTGGTCATAACTATTACAATAACGTTAGAATGAGAATGCAATTAACAATATAATTTGATGCTCTTTAGCTTTATTTACACTTTTAACTTTATGTCAAATTTGTGATCAAGTACTGTCTCTGTGATTATATTTGAATTATGATATTGTTTTATTCTTGgacttcttttgaaaattatttctcttTGCTtcctaattttttaaaacatttgaattttcaaaattttgaggaCAAAGCCAATTAAAGATTGTGGACCTTTGTGGCTCATCAAGGTGCAGTTGCAGGGACACCAGTGCCCCACAGGTGTTCGACAAAATTATCCCAAGCAGGCAGTGGACTATTAGCTCAATCTTCTTCTCAAAGTTGCCCGACAGATGTTCATAGAAATGACTCAGAGAGCCTATTAATAAGGATACTGGGGAATTCTGTAGTGCCCAGTCTTATCTTAGAGACAGCAATGGACCGGCGACAACGACGGTGGAGTGTTGATTTGAGCCTTTGCCAAGGTTAGTATGGAAAGATACTGATGTCAACTTCTGTTGACATGTTTAATTAGTAGTCTTTATCTTTGGTTCCTTGGTCCCTGGGTTTGATTAGAATGATTCATGGTGGTGGAATAATATGGCCAGGGAAGAAAAAGTTGAGTGGGGGTTACTTTGGGTTGGGTAAAAGTCAAGCCATGACTGATAAGTGATAAGTTGTCATGATTTTGAGCAAGTGGATGGGTTCCACCAAACCTGATTCCCATTCTAACGAGTGGGGTTTGGCTTTGAATTGAGTAGTTTTGGTCGATTGTGTTATTTATTTCAAACTTAGTATGAACACTCTATTTGATTCGACTTAATTCTTTTCGAGAAGTGTCAATATGATCAAAGTGAGACTTATGAAACCAAGTCAATCACATTTATAGACTATGAAAATGAACTCCTTTTGCATTTTCCACATCGCTTGACTCAGTTCTTGAAAAGCAATGAAGAGCTTATACGAGTGTAGTTTTGTCACTAGTTTTAACTAACAATACATGCCCCTTGGCATTAACATAAATTGATCTTGGAGTTGCACCAAGTTCTTCGATCACATAGCTCCCACTCACGCCCAAGATGGTCGAACCATTCTACCTCAGTCTATCCAACTTTGTTTCAATCACCACAAGCTTTTCCACACATTCATGGCAAGCACCCACATGTTCTGATATTTATTTATCATGGTTAACACTTCTATCTTTTCTTTAACAATTCATATGGAAGCAAACTCTCATTTCAAAGATGGTGAATACTGGATGATGACCTTGGCTATGAATTTTAAAATCTACCAACTTAGTAAGTTTAACACCTTCATCTCGGATTCGAGAACATAACTTGAGATAGATTTTTCAGAGTCAGGAAATAATAAACTACTTAATATCAGTTTCAAAAAGAAATCTTAGTTACTTAACTTGCTGTATGATTTGTTTCTACAGGAGGAACAGGGAGAATGAGCTTGTGGAATACAATGAGCGGAATCTTTAATCTTATTTGCATCTCCTTctctgatattttttttaatgaatagaACACACATGGTGCTAACAGGTAGagaagccaagaacaaatctCTTTGTTGAGGGAACATGAGATGACAAGGCCTTTGAGATGTTGCTTTGAACTCTGTAGCCGTTCTTGTGGAGATTGATGCGAGCTGTTGGGACTTCCAACTCTTCTTCCTCGACAAATGCAAGGTCGGTGGGCATCAGATTTTGTCTCATTTTATATAACTTTATATCTATTTATTTATCTTTCTCCAAAACTTGAATTGCAATGGTTGATACTTGTTTAATGGTAAACTGTCCCCTATGTTTTTATTTTACTGTCAAAATCTATCCTCTCCATTCATAATGAGTAATATAGAGTACAAAATTAGTGTGCATATTTTTGTTTTAGATTAAGACTGTATTCTTCTTTCATGCGTGTTTCAAGGCTTTGATGGCACAACCAGAGGTAATATAATATGTTTCCATCAGGTTAATGATTGCTCATTATTTATTGTTTTGAAATATTCCactccatgttttagtttaatcattCAATGCACTTTATGATATAAACAATTGATGAGTTGATACTTTGCCCATCAGACTTGTCCTGTCTTTTTTCTAgtgctcatatatatatatatatatataatattctcTCTTAAAAGCTAGCTTTTGTAATATACAAGGCTCACTTTGCATATGTTTAGGTAGCTCGTAAAAAATTTGAATGTGGAGGCCATAGATgaggtcatatcaacccaactttgatttgactaaattattttaGGGCACACCTCTTTACAAGATACCCTACTTGATGTAGATTATGTAAGTTTTTAGGGCATAGAAACTTCCATGATGGTTGTCAAAATTGTATTCTACTAACTCTCACTCTTGCAATCATTAGCTTTGAGCCATAAAATTTGCTTAAACCCCAATAAACTAAAGcactttttaagcattccaatgaGCTAAAACAAGTCTAAtcatgtaataattttttttatgggttgattaatttattgcctagtgttcctccttttttttttgtaaaaaaacaaAAACCTATTTTTAGGGCACACCTCTTTACAAGATACCCTATTTGATGTAGATTGTGTAAGTTTTTAGGGCATAGACACTTCCATAATAGTCGTCAAAATTGTATTCTACTAACACTCACTCGTGCAATCATTAGCTTTGAGccatagaatttgcttaaacccCAATAAACTCAAGcactttttaagcattccaatgaACTAAAGCAAGTCTAATCatgtaataaaattttttatgggTTGATTAATTTATTGCCTAGTGTTCctcctctctctttctctctctctctctctcataaaAACCTATAGGGCACATCTCTTTACAAGATACCCTATTGGTTGTAGATTGTGTACGTTTGTAGGGCATAGAAACTTCCATGATGGTTGTCAAAATTGTATTATGCTAACACATGCAATCATTAGCTTTGAGCCCTAGAATTTGCTTAAACCGCAATAAACTCGAGCATTTTTTAAGCACGACCAAAAGCATGCCTAATCAtgtaattagattttttttatgggTTGATTAATTTATTGCCTTATGTTCTTCCCTTTTTAACAAAACGCCTAGATTGCGCTACTAATGCGGATGATTCCAACTTACGACTCATCAATCAAATGCCAAGTTTGTAGTCAAGACTTAGTATTTAAGACCTTAATTTCAGGGATTAATGTTTGACTTCCACCATAAATTTTTGCTCAATCAAGGAGCCTAATGTAATCCTATTAGCCACAAAGCCTTCCTCAAATCATTAGCATAATCCAAAGGGTTTcccttctttttcctttttattttgatTGGCCAATCCAAAGGAAAAGGCATCAGAATCTATGGATTAGTGGATGACAAGGGTGAATGGATATATAGATTAGAATTGCCTCAAGCATGCATCATGGCCCTTACGCCTGGTAGGATTTCTTCACTCACTTGTGAACTAGATTATGCAGAGTGATGATAGAGGTAGAGCTATAAACGAGTTAATCAAGTCACATTTTGTGGTAACTGAGCTAAATCAAGTCAAACCTATAATGAATCAAGTCGATAAAATAATTATTCAAGCTTAGAGCTTGGCACAAGCTTAGCTCAAacttagttgagtttgatttatttatatcTTATGGATtgttcaattcaagcttgtttgttagtttgaaatttttatattttcgaacttatttgattgattagTGAGTTTGATATTATAGACTTGTTTTAAGAGTTTATTTGTATATTtataaatttgaataaaaaaagaTAGTCCAGTGCACGAAACTCTCGTTATACGGGGTTCCGGGAAAGAATTCATTGTACACAATCTTATCTTGTTTTTTTGTAAAAGGCTATTTTTAGAATTCGAACCTGTGACATTTTGATTACAAAATAACAACTTTACCTTTTGTAAATTtgataagagttttttttttataaatatgattCACAAACCTTGGTTATGCAATTGTTCGCAAACACCATCTTTTTTTTTATGCATATTAATAAAGTTTGCTCATTTAGCATAATGAATTATTCAAATTAGTTAAAAAGTTTGAAGTGCTTGAAGTTTCAATGGAAGAAGGCAGTCAGACAGATACTTTGGGATCAAAGTGGACACGAACCATACTGTCAAGGTCCTGGAGAAAGTATCGCAGAGGCGACTTATAGATACAGAGTGTTCTATTTGTATGTGCATTCCCTATCATCATCAAGCATTGCAGCAATGGGATTTGTTTGTATTGGAAAAGACTTTGACTCTCTTCATCAAGACTTAGAACTAAGACTTCGTAGATACAGTCCAACAATATTCTTCATCATATTCCACCTTTCTAGTGCTTGCAGCCGCAAGGTTGCAGCCATGAGCTCACAGTCGCAAGGTCGCGAATCACGACCGTGCATTCCATCCTGGCTAGGAATCACGACCACATTGATCATGTTTGGCATGGTCTGGCCGTGAAGTTGTGACTGCAAATTCTGTCCTGGATGAGAATCGCAGCCACAATTACCGCGAATGATTTGCAGTATGGCCATGAAATTGCTACTACGAATCGATCAAAGGATTTGATAGTAGTCTTTATGTTATATATCGCCATACTGAGCACACTTACGCAGTTGCACTTAAACATCTTTTTATACATAATCCATCATCTAATCATCTTTCACCAGCATTTATTATTCCTTACAGTAGCTAAACAAGTAATAATCATGCACAGCCATGATCATGTATTACGATCGAGGAGAATGAGATTAATATAATTAGTTACGGCAGCCATATCGGTATAGCCCGCATAATCTAGAACCATAAGGCTTGCCCTCTTTGGGGTAGAATGCTCGCAGCTGTGGTGTTGGTGGTTTATGCACCTGAGGCAACACTTAACAATTACCCGGAGGATGTTGCGTCTTGCAGCTCCTTCATGTTCCGGTTGGAACTTCTTGGGGCGGTGACGGCGTGGATGTGGCCggaatgaggaagaggaagagtacTAGCAACCataaaaggaagaagatcaaagagGAGAGCCGCTGTGGAAAGCAGCCGGAGTTTTGAGAGTAGTAGTGTTTAATTCATTGTTTGCGCTGTGCATTGAATAGAAGAAGAGAGTGGTTACATATAGAGATCTATGTAGAGAATGGGGTCATAACTTGCGGACTAGTTGTGGACTAGGTGTGTTTTCTTTCCGGTGAAAATCAAACGGCCGCCCCCTTCTTTCGAGTTCTATCAAAGGAGTAcctttacttttcaaaattcccCTAGTGCTGTTGGGTTCACTTATCGTTGATAAGGGTGTGAGTTTTGATTCCTACCTCTCCCTTATGGATTCATAGTCAATCATTGAAATTGTTCAGTGCTAGTGAAGGAATCGGGAGACTATGTTAACCACTAGCAAGTACTGTGAGGCAAAGCGAGGCGATGAAAAGGGAGCCATCGATAGTATTTATTGAGGGGGAGGCCTACTTCAAGGGGAGGCAAGAGCCATGACAAGTGATATCGTCTGTATCTAGCCGTCTACAGGACGTGCCTATGTGACCCCACCCCAAGCTAACCTAGTCATCTTACTAAGTCACCATTTTTTCAGGTCATACTTGACCAACCTGCCAAGCTAGTCCGACCTTCTGGTCTGCCAAGCTAGCCCTACCTTTTGGTCTGCCAAGCTAGCCCTACCTTTTGGTCTGCCAAGCTAGTCTGACCTACTAGTGTACCGAGCTAGTCCAACTTGCTGAGCTAATGAGTTATTGA contains these protein-coding regions:
- the LOC122035835 gene encoding F-box protein AFR-like; protein product: MPPRLEPAEMVDASRVVVEEEHVPRRRSEAEAEAEEEQLIPGLPDDVAEHCLLHLPFPYQPLARSVSSAWNRTLSSPSFLRSKAEAAAERSLPYLFVFAFDRTTLRLQWQAHDPRMRRWFVLPPMPLPAGGDGPLCPPAFACAALPGRGELYVLGGMRSDTQSPLRTLLAYRAATNSWCAAAPMPTPRCFFAAGAIGDRIFAAGGGDGGISAVEWYDPEADRWAPAAGMRRGITRYDAAVVGQRMYLTEGWTWPFDSSPCGGVYDADRDAWDEMRVGMREGWTGASAVAGAHLYVISECGDGRVKAYDEGTDRWKAVAGGAVPAEVRRPYAVIGSGGGAAEKGRRTIYVVGSGMDVGVGTVSSTAGTAEERVEWEVVKGPPAFADLAPCNALVLFA